A DNA window from Macrobrachium rosenbergii isolate ZJJX-2024 chromosome 41, ASM4041242v1, whole genome shotgun sequence contains the following coding sequences:
- the LOC136826551 gene encoding uncharacterized protein gives MGTSLHSTIAYNPAANGMVERAHRSLKAALMAHCIDDNWKAQLPWVLLGLCTSPRACGDKSPAEKVYGESLAVPGELFSTAPDGADTSLPSLREVPQKSAPCRKTFTDRTHVYSPGVLDTCTHVFIRIDAHRPPLTRPYRAPYRVVSRSSKAYLINIHGCEDWVLSIG, from the coding sequence ATGGGGACATCTCTCCACAGTACGATAGCATataaccctgcagccaacggcaTGGTGGAAAGGGCCCACCGTTCTttgaaggcagctctgatggcacacTGTATTGACGACAATTGGAAggcccagctcccctgggtcctgctgggtctctgcacctCACCGAGGGCATGCGGCGACAAATCTCCTGCAGAGAAAGTCTATGGCGAATCACTAGCCGTTCCAGGAGAGTTATTCTCCACGGCGCCGGACGGCGCAGATACCTCCCTTCCAAGCCTGAGGGAAGTGCCACAGAAGTCCGCGCCCTGCCGAAAGACTTTCACGGATAGGACCCACGTCTACAGCCCTGGGGTCCTGGATACCtgcacccacgtcttcatcaggatcgacgcccaccgcccacccttgaccagaccgtaCAGGGCCCCATACCGTGTCGTCAGCAGATCATCCAAGGCCTATCTCATCAACATCCACGGGTGTGAAGACTGGGTTCTGTCGATCGGCTGA